In Candidatus Hinthialibacter antarcticus, the DNA window GATCCATTTTCTGACTTCACGCCGCCTTCTGAATCGTTCTAGAGCGTTTGACAAAATACCAAGGATAGATTTTATTTTAAACATTTATCTTCGTATATGTTTAATCATTTACTATAATGATCGAATTACTTGTGGAGCCAATTGATGCGGATTACGCGCCGTGAACAAGACCAAATTCAAATCATCGAAATGTCCGGCGATCTCGGAAAGAATGATTCGAACACGCTAAAAAGCCTGCTTGAACAACTGGTCGAATCATCCCGTCATTTCATCATACTAGACATAGAACAAGTGCGTTTTATTGATAGCGCGATGGTGTTAGTCATGCTACGGATGAAGCGTGAAGCGCTCGCGGCAGGCGGCAGCATAAAACTGTTGCGTCCCCGTGCAAGCGTCAAGCGTTTTTTGAGCATCGGCCAAGTGCTGCAATTATTTGAATGTTTTGAAACCAAGATCGAAGCCATTCGTTCATTTGATAACCTTAAGCGGGACGAAAAATTAAAAAAACAAGGATTAGACATTAGAAATCCCCGTAAAACAGCGGCTTCCATCCAACAAAAAGTTTTAATGCAACTGCTCGAAATCTTGGCCCAAAAAGGCTATCTCGAAAACGAAGCCTTCATGCAAGAACTTTATCGTTCCTCCAATGAAGTGTTAGATGTATACCGGAAAGAATTAGAGGAACGGCACATCGACTCCAACGTCCAGCCTTCCTAAACCACCAATGCAAGGAAAGAATTTTGATGACTTCACAACCGGTCATTCGCGTCCGTTTTGCGCCTAGCCCGACGGGCAATCCACATGTCGGCAACTTTCGTACTGCGCTGTATAACTATTTGTATGCGCGCAACAAAGGCGGCCTGTTTTTGCTGCGCGTTGAAGACACCGACAAAGAGCGCTCGAAAGATGAATATGTGGACGCGATTCTTGAAAGTTTAAACTGGATGGGACTGCCGATTGATGAGCCGCCCGTTTTCCAAAGCAAGAACGCCAAGCGGCATCAAGACGAAGCGCTGCGCATGATTGAAGAGGGCAATGCCTACCGCTGCCGTTGTTCGTCGGAACGCATTGACCAAATGCGCCAGGAGCAACAGGCCGCCGGACAGACGGCGCGCTATGACGGCCTCTGCCGCGAGGCGAACCACCCCGATGATGGAACGCCGTTTTGCGTACGTTTGAAAGTTCCTTCCGTTGGCGTTACCCAAATCCATGACATGGTGCGGGGAGAGATCGTCAAGCAGAATGAAGACATGGACGATTTAGTATTGCTGCGTACCGACGGTGCGCCGACCTACAACCTTGCGGTTGTGGTTGATGACTTCGATATGCAAATTACTCATGTGATGCGCGGCGACGATCATATTAACAATACGCTTCGCCAGGTTGTGATTGGAACGCTGCTGGGCTATCCGACGCCGCAGTTTATTCACTTGCCGCAAATCTTAGGGCCGGACAAAACCAGGCTCTCCAAACGGCACGGCGCCGCCGGGGTGTTGGAGTATCGCGAGCAGGGTTACTTGCCTGAGGCGCTGGTCAATTATCTGGCGCGTTTGGGTTGGGGACACGGCGATCAGGAATATTTCACGCCCAATGAGTTGGTTAAATTGTTTGGCGTCGAAAATTTGAACAAGTCGGCAGCCGTGTTTGACGCCAAAAAACTGGAGTGGCTCAATGGCGAGCATATCCGTCAACTCACACCGGAAGATTTTATCACTCGCTTTAAAACATTCGCAGCCGTGAAGAGTTATCTGCCGATGGAATTTATTACGGCAGAAGAGAACGACGCTTTATTCAAAGGCATCGCCGAAGCGGTCCAAGAGCGTTCGCACACCTTGGAAGAAACCTGGGAGAAAATTCAATTTCTTTTCAATGACGAGTTAGAGTTTCCTGAAAAGGAATCGAAGAAATTCTTCACGTCCGAAGCGATGGCGGGCTTGGGCGACCTCGCGAAGTTCGCTGCCTCGTATCCCGACGCGCCGCCCAACAAAGAAGCGTGGGAAGCAGAGTTTGGCCGTATCATGGAAACCCGCGACCTGAAAATGAAAGTGTTGGCGCAGGCGGTGCGGATCGGGTTGACGGGGTCGGTGGTTAGTCCGCCGATCTTTAATGTGTTGGAACTACTTGGATGTGAAAAAATCGCTGCCCGTTTGAACCGCGCCGTTCAATACGCGGAAACCATGGAGAGTGAATAGCCTTACTCTGGCTGGCTCTTTGCTGATTCGGCTTCTTTTAATTGAAGCAAGCGGTCGTGATAGACTTCTTGGGCGATTTTAGCGATATCTTTGGTGATTTTTTTGTTCATCACACCGCCGACTGCGGCGCCAATAAATGGGAGCACTTGAGCGGTTTTTCGCCCGCCCATCGAGATGCCGATTTTCTGCGCCGCCTTGGTAAGCCCTTGGACGAACATGCGTTTTTGCAACAGTCCCAGTGGAGAATTGGTTTTCATTAACTTCGCCGCCGCGCGCATTTCTTCCAACAGAGTGCGGCGGTCTTGTCGCATGGGGTGGGTATAGCCTTCGACCAGCAGTTTGACGGCGAACAGTTTTTCTTCAGGTTGAGTGACGTCAAATCCATAGCAATAACCGATTTGCTGAATGGTGCGCAATTGCAGCGCCAACAGCGATGCCGCGTCGACGCCCATTAAGAGAAATCCACCTGCGCCCGTCGCCACGCCTTCGACGGCGCTGAGCCATTCGCCTTGTTTGCGATAGGTTTTGGCGATGGCCTCGATTTGTTCCGCTGGCAGCCGTTGGATGTCATGCAGCGTGTGGATGTCGGGGTTTTGCTCAGCATATTTCTTCAAGATGGGCGCGGGGCTGGCGAGTTTCTCCCACAGGTGCAGGCTGCCCTCAATAAATAATGACAGCGTTTTTGCCGCATTTTCATAGAGAGTCGATTGCTGATTGTTTTCGTTGTTCCATTCAGGCGGCATGTCTTCCTCAGTTTTGATGGTCTGGAGATCGCTCATTTCATCTTGAACCGGAGTATGACTGCTTTCTTCCGGCATGATGATGTCTGGCTGGATGCTTTCGTTATCTAAATTTTCGGAAACGGAATGGTCTAAATCTTTCAGCATGACTTCATCGGGACGAATGGTGGAAGACGAGCGATAGGTTTTCATGGCTTCGACGCCGACGATGCGGTAAATCGACGCCAGCGCTTTGCGCCCCGCCATTTCGGATGCGCCCAGGTAAATCGCCCGCGACACCCAATATTGCGGGTTCACGACATTCACTGCCGTCCAAACGGCGTTAATGATGCGGCGTCCGGTACGAACGCCGCGTTTGTCGATGACAGTTTGGGTTTTCTCAAATATCTCTTTGGTTTGCAGCAGATGCTTGACGGAGACTTTTTGCAGCGGAGCGATGGGCGCAATCAGCGTCTTGATCTCACGGTGGACGCGCTCGCTCAATAATAGAATTTCATAGAGAGAGGCTTCATATTCAGGCCGGTTGGAATTGGGGTAATAGGCTGCCGCCACATCGCGGATCAAGGCAAAGCAATCATCGCGGATGTGTTCCAGATCAAACCAATGGGTTTTAGAAACCGTGCGCCAAATGTGCTTGACGCGCTGGTCGATCAGTTCTTGTGCTTGGCGGTCGGCGTCGCTGAGGTGTGAGAACAGCCGTCCTTCGCGTTCTTTTTGGCTAAGCGGTTTGAGTCCGCGTCGAATCAACAAGAATAGTCTAAGCCATTGCCAAGTATATCGTCCCAGAAAAAGAATGCCCGTGACGGTAAACATCGCCAGCAGCGCCCAAAGGTATAGGGGGAGGCTTATTGCCATTTTGGTTATGCCTAGTTCGTTGGCTTGTGGTTTCGGCCCATCATAAAATCTTCTTTGAGTAGACGGCCCTCTTCATCCCAAGACAAATACGGCCCCCAGGGGACGCCTTCAAAAAAATGGCTGTAGCTATGAATGCGCCCGTTGGGATGAAACTCATACGCGCCGCCATTGATTTTTCCCGCCCCGTTAAAGTGTTTCATTTTTCGTGGATTGCCGTTTGAGTAATATACGATGGATAGCCGTGGTTTCTTTCTAAATGATTCTTCGTAATATTCTTTGATCCCGCCTAACTGGTTCCATACAACAATTGCGCGAATTTGCCTGCGTGGGTCTTCGATGATGGTTTGGGTCGATTGACCGCCCTGGGAGTTTCCATGTTTTTTTGTTTCTTCGAGGAACCAGTTCAGCGTAAAATCGCTATACGATACATTGGCGGCAATATCGCCTCGCAACCGCCCTTCGATAACTTTCAATATCTGTTCGTTTTTCGGCCCTTCCAGGTTCTCTTGATAGGGGCGAGGCGCAAAAAATTCATCCTGCATCCAATCATAGAGAACGAAGGAGCCGTCGGGAGCGTTAAAAAAAACTTGAGAAGGGCCTGAGACGGCGACAATATTTGTTCGTGAGATGTCGGCGTACACCCATGCTTCGGTGGATTGTGAAGGGGCGTCTAGCCATGAATATCCCCATGCGACAGTCGCGACGAAAGATGCGCAAAAAACAAATAAGCCGGCTTCTTTAAGTATGTTCATAAAAAATCCATAGTTCGCCCCGTGACCTGGCGATGATATTGTTTCACAATTGGAGATGAAATATCTAAACGATCAAGGGGAATCGCTATGTCTACATCAATGTGCGCGCTCGTGACTGGGGCCAGCCGGGGCATCGGGCGGGGAATCGCTTGCCAACTCGCCCAGGCTGGATATGACGTGATGGTCAATTACGCAGGCAACCAAGCGGCGGCGAAAGAGACCCAAGAGAAGATTCAACAACTGGGGCGGCGCGCAGAAATCATCCAAGCGAACGTCGCCAATGAAGCCGATGGACGCCGTATGGTGGATGAGACCATCAAAGCCTTTGGGCGGTTTGATTTGCTGGTGAACAACGCAGGCGTGGCGCCTAAGGTGCGCGCCGACTTGCTTGACATGTCGCAAGACAGTTATGAATACGTTATGGACACCAACCTGAAAGGCCCGTTCTTTCTTACGCAATACGCCGCAAACAAGATGATTGAATTGCGCGGGCAGGGCGCTCAACAACAGGCGCGCATCGTGTTTGTTACGTCGATTTCAGCGTATACCGCGTCGATCAACCGGGGCGAGTATTGCCTGTCAAAAGCGGGACTGAGCATGGCGGTGAAATTGTTCGCCGACCGTCTCGCCCACGAAGATATATTGGTTTATGAGATACAACCCGGCGTGATTGCGACTGATATGACTTCGGGCGTGAAAGAAAAATACGACAAATTAATTTCAGAAGGCATGAGCCCTCAACCACGATGGGGGACGCCCGAAGACGTTGGCAAAGCAGTCAGCGCGATTGCGTTGGGGCATTTCGATTTTTCAACGGGATCATCTATCGAAGTCGGCGGCGGCTTCGGCATCCGGCGATTGTAATTAAATCGCTATCAAGTTTAATTTCTCGCCTTTTGATACAGTGTACTTTATGTTGCGAAAGGCGTGGGTACATCTCTCTTCGCTTCCGTGCGGGCTTTCAGGCCCTTTTGCACAGGCGCTCACAGAGATGCCCCCACGCCAGAATGGCTGGTCTACTGTTGGCAGTCCGTATTCCCACCTCAAACGAAATGGGTATGAGATGGATTCTCAAGACTCGATTTGATATCCCGCAGCTTTATCTTGGTGTATTTATTTAGGCGGTGCTTGCTAAGAATAAAATATAGACGACGGCGTTATGCAGCGCGTGGGCAATGTAGGTTACCCGCGCCGCTTTAAACCACGATTCTGACCAGCAAAACAAGAAGCAAACGGCGAACACCCAGCCCACAAAAAAAGTCTGAATGACGTGGGCTGGACCATTGGCGATATGCAGCGCGGCAAACCAAATGGAAGCCCACAGAATTTGAACCAACTTCTTGCGACGGACGACTTTTGCAAAGAACAACGGCAGGAATTGTCCGACAGCGGTCTCCATCATCGGCCCTGCGACCACGACGACGAGGATGCCGGCGATAACGCCTTGTTCTTGTTTGATCTGCTGTTTGAAATCTGCGGCGTCGGTGAAGTCCAATGGAAGAATCATAAAACCGATCACGAGATTGATAAACAATGCGGTGCAGCCAAAAAATAGCATTTGCGCCCATTCTGGCCAACGCCGCAGCATGGGAGACTCTGCGTCGCGAAACAGCGTGCTTGTGCGAATGGGGCGATTGGAGTGGGTTTCAGTCATTCTGGTCTCTAGATCAATGATTGTTCGAGTCTAGACAGAAACACGAAATAGAAAAAGGCGAGGCAGTAATAGCCTCGCCTTTTCATGTGAGCATTTCGAGTTCTCTACACGATTTCCTGGCGTTTAGCGGGTGGCAAGGGCAAGACAGCGAAACGGGCAGCCATTACAACACTGTCAGTGAAAACAAGGGAAGTCCAAATATCTCGCTATCCCCCCGGCGCTTGCAGCGCCACCCCCCTTTTTTAAGGGGGGCTAGGGGGGATCCTAAAAAGCGAGATTTGCTAAAAAGCGAGACTTGCTTTCAGTTACATGCTGGTTGAAGTTCATTTAGCCTTGGCTCGCCGCCCCATATGTCTATAACATTGGGATGAATTACTCCCTAACACGACACTAACGGAATGACGCTTACACGATTTCCTGGCGTTTGGCGTCCCAAGTGACGGTGCGTTTTTGGAAATAGGCTTCGACAGTCATGATGCAGGTGACGGCTTCCACGAAGGCTTCGTCCTCATTGTCTTTGGGTTTCTCGCGCGTTCTCATGCAATCAATAAAGTCTTGCATGTGAGTCGGCTGCTCAGGCGTCTGCGAGGGATCAAACGACTTGAATGGCTTATCAGTTTTAATCTCGCCCGAGTCTATTTTCGATTTGTATTTTTTCGACGTTTCTTCCACGTACACGTTGTAGTCGTTGGCGCCAGTGACCATGACGGCGTCTTTGCCGCGAATATCAATCTCAAATGGTCCCGGTGATTTGGCTTGGCTATTGAAACTCGAGTTCCACACTAAGGTCATGTCGAGGTGAGGATATTCAAAGATGCAGTTCCATGTGTCGGGAGCTTCACGACCGTCTTTCAATAAGTTGTTCTGACCGGAGCAGGCGCAGCTGCCGGGGATTCCCATGCCGAGAATCATTTGCGTATAGTCGAACGAGTGCGAGAGCAAGTCGCCGGAGATGCCGGTGCCGTAATCCCAATAGCAGCGCCAATGCCAGAATCGCTCCATGCTGAACGGATGGTAAGGGGCGGCGCCGAGGAAGCGGTCCCAATCCAAATTGGCTTTGACCATTTCTTCATCGGGGCGTTCAAAGTCTGAATACCAGCCATACCAGCGCCATTCATCTGTGCCCCACGGGCGGTTGCGAAAGATGCCGGTGCGGACAAAGGTGATCGGGCCGAGGATGCCAGTGTTAATGACTTCGCGGGCTTGGACGGCGGCGGCGCTGGCGCGGGTGTTGTGCCCTAATTGCATGACGGTCTTGTTTTGTTTGATGGCTTTGTACATGGCCTTGGCTTCGGGCAATGTTCGCGTCCAACACTTTTCGACGTAAATGTCTTTGCCCGCGTTGGCTGCGTCGATTGTCATTTTTGAATGCCAATGGTCGGGCGTCGCGATGACTACGGCGTCAACATTCTTATCTGCGAGCACGTCTTCATAATTATGGTAGGTTTTGACGTTTTTATTTGCGCTGGATTTCACGCCTTTCTCGAGGTGAGGTTTGTAGATGTCGCAAACCGCAACCACTTTCGCGCCTTTAGTGCCGGGGCGGTCCTTTTCAGGCTCCCCCGCGACGTCGACAATCAACTGCCCGCCGCG includes these proteins:
- a CDS encoding STAS domain-containing protein is translated as MRITRREQDQIQIIEMSGDLGKNDSNTLKSLLEQLVESSRHFIILDIEQVRFIDSAMVLVMLRMKREALAAGGSIKLLRPRASVKRFLSIGQVLQLFECFETKIEAIRSFDNLKRDEKLKKQGLDIRNPRKTAASIQQKVLMQLLEILAQKGYLENEAFMQELYRSSNEVLDVYRKELEERHIDSNVQPS
- the gltX gene encoding glutamate--tRNA ligase, coding for MTSQPVIRVRFAPSPTGNPHVGNFRTALYNYLYARNKGGLFLLRVEDTDKERSKDEYVDAILESLNWMGLPIDEPPVFQSKNAKRHQDEALRMIEEGNAYRCRCSSERIDQMRQEQQAAGQTARYDGLCREANHPDDGTPFCVRLKVPSVGVTQIHDMVRGEIVKQNEDMDDLVLLRTDGAPTYNLAVVVDDFDMQITHVMRGDDHINNTLRQVVIGTLLGYPTPQFIHLPQILGPDKTRLSKRHGAAGVLEYREQGYLPEALVNYLARLGWGHGDQEYFTPNELVKLFGVENLNKSAAVFDAKKLEWLNGEHIRQLTPEDFITRFKTFAAVKSYLPMEFITAEENDALFKGIAEAVQERSHTLEETWEKIQFLFNDELEFPEKESKKFFTSEAMAGLGDLAKFAASYPDAPPNKEAWEAEFGRIMETRDLKMKVLAQAVRIGLTGSVVSPPIFNVLELLGCEKIAARLNRAVQYAETMESE
- a CDS encoding EcsC family protein gives rise to the protein MAISLPLYLWALLAMFTVTGILFLGRYTWQWLRLFLLIRRGLKPLSQKEREGRLFSHLSDADRQAQELIDQRVKHIWRTVSKTHWFDLEHIRDDCFALIRDVAAAYYPNSNRPEYEASLYEILLLSERVHREIKTLIAPIAPLQKVSVKHLLQTKEIFEKTQTVIDKRGVRTGRRIINAVWTAVNVVNPQYWVSRAIYLGASEMAGRKALASIYRIVGVEAMKTYRSSSTIRPDEVMLKDLDHSVSENLDNESIQPDIIMPEESSHTPVQDEMSDLQTIKTEEDMPPEWNNENNQQSTLYENAAKTLSLFIEGSLHLWEKLASPAPILKKYAEQNPDIHTLHDIQRLPAEQIEAIAKTYRKQGEWLSAVEGVATGAGGFLLMGVDAASLLALQLRTIQQIGYCYGFDVTQPEEKLFAVKLLVEGYTHPMRQDRRTLLEEMRAAAKLMKTNSPLGLLQKRMFVQGLTKAAQKIGISMGGRKTAQVLPFIGAAVGGVMNKKITKDIAKIAQEVYHDRLLQLKEAESAKSQPE
- a CDS encoding 3-ketoacyl-ACP reductase translates to MSTSMCALVTGASRGIGRGIACQLAQAGYDVMVNYAGNQAAAKETQEKIQQLGRRAEIIQANVANEADGRRMVDETIKAFGRFDLLVNNAGVAPKVRADLLDMSQDSYEYVMDTNLKGPFFLTQYAANKMIELRGQGAQQQARIVFVTSISAYTASINRGEYCLSKAGLSMAVKLFADRLAHEDILVYEIQPGVIATDMTSGVKEKYDKLISEGMSPQPRWGTPEDVGKAVSAIALGHFDFSTGSSIEVGGGFGIRRL
- a CDS encoding CPBP family intramembrane metalloprotease, yielding MTETHSNRPIRTSTLFRDAESPMLRRWPEWAQMLFFGCTALFINLVIGFMILPLDFTDAADFKQQIKQEQGVIAGILVVVVAGPMMETAVGQFLPLFFAKVVRRKKLVQILWASIWFAALHIANGPAHVIQTFFVGWVFAVCFLFCWSESWFKAARVTYIAHALHNAVVYILFLASTA
- a CDS encoding Gfo/Idh/MocA family oxidoreductase, coding for MTTKKEKTNVNRRTFLEGAGSGAAAIAAMTSAPAVWAAGYSPNETIGVAHIGLGVRGGQLIVDVAGEPEKDRPGTKGAKVVAVCDIYKPHLEKGVKSSANKNVKTYHNYEDVLADKNVDAVVIATPDHWHSKMTIDAANAGKDIYVEKCWTRTLPEAKAMYKAIKQNKTVMQLGHNTRASAAAVQAREVINTGILGPITFVRTGIFRNRPWGTDEWRWYGWYSDFERPDEEMVKANLDWDRFLGAAPYHPFSMERFWHWRCYWDYGTGISGDLLSHSFDYTQMILGMGIPGSCACSGQNNLLKDGREAPDTWNCIFEYPHLDMTLVWNSSFNSQAKSPGPFEIDIRGKDAVMVTGANDYNVYVEETSKKYKSKIDSGEIKTDKPFKSFDPSQTPEQPTHMQDFIDCMRTREKPKDNEDEAFVEAVTCIMTVEAYFQKRTVTWDAKRQEIV